A stretch of the Arachis stenosperma cultivar V10309 chromosome 6, arast.V10309.gnm1.PFL2, whole genome shotgun sequence genome encodes the following:
- the LOC130935746 gene encoding uncharacterized protein LOC130935746, with protein sequence MVLGSKGKNRRGGTVQIDCLVHIQEIKPWPPSQSLKSLRSVLIQWENGERSSGSTSPVSPGEGKIEFNESFRLHVTLLKDMSAKHSVADVFQKNYLEFNLYEPRRDKIVKGQLLGTAIVDLADCGVLKEPLSVSVPLNCKRNYRNTDQPLLYVKIEPTEKHRTRSSFKESNPKEASKDNKGGDSVSTLMNEEYAEEAESASFTDDDVSSHSSIVAATTPETSGSIPPHCAENGAHGATRNTDSNEKEHTLASETKVERLQQDTCEKLESSSNASSGDLSSNIESPANGQPAMENTSNHSPVTIQKQVVDSSSPSLEENSKSRFTNSDHENLDQEDFEEDANCRNKFEDVKTNSNGSTIDIYSRNTTSLSNGFVDMTPGSVNCISSEINDKLNELHGEANESHMKGEGSAKSYCSSVEDSNGNEMSDLDMQNHVGNESMARGVKDQVSLSSDIYYLGGSESHLKGSNIMRSERLKHVKSVRSSTESARSIGSLSSNHLSEVRESHIGDAQNNGGNIHDKRDAKIYPRESRSTIFDSKVENLENKIKMLEGELREAAAIEAALYSVVAEHGSSISKVHAPARRLSRMYLHACKENIQARRSGAAKSAVSGLALVAKACGNDVPRLTFWLSNSIVLRIIISQSTRDMAPSSPTGYSMRRKRAEGNGKIAQPLVWKGLSARKSEKTAYGAFGSWDDPNVFISALEKVEAWIFSRIVESIWWQSLTPHMQLVDAKFISRNVSSASKKSFRRMSTTCDKEQGDLSLDIWKNAFREACDRICPIRAGGHECGCLSLLPRLIMEQCVARLDVAMFNAILRESADDIPTDPVSDPIGDPKVLPIPPGKSSFGAGAQLKTAIGNWSRWLTDLFGIDDDDVLEDKDDDDHYSSDGSQNTSFKAFHLLNALSDLMMLPKDMLLNESIRKEVCPMFSAPLIKKILENFVPDEFCPDPIPPVVFEALDSQDDLEDGNESVNYYPCIAAPIAYSPPPATSIASITAEVGSESYLRRSKSSVIRKSYTSDDELDELSSPLSSILFNGSSSSPASVKPNWKLKDCRIESNVRYELLRDVWTNSE encoded by the exons ATGGTTCTAGGCTCAAAAGGGAAGAACCGGAGAGGTGGCACCGTGCAAATCGATTGCCTTGTTCACATTCAAGAGATTAAGCCATGGCCCCCATCACAATCTCTCAAGTCCCTTCGTTCTGTTTTGATACAATGGGAGAACGGCGAGCGCTCTTCAGGGTCTACCAGTCCTGTTTCCCCAGGTGAAGGGAAAATTGAGTTTAATGAGTCATTTAGGCTTCATGTGACTCTGTTGAAGGACATGTCTGCCAAGCATAGTGTTGCTGATGTGTTCCAAAAGAATTACTTGGAGTTCAATTTGTATGAGCCTCGAAGAGATAAGATTGTTAAAGGTCAGTTGCTAGGAACTGCCATTGTAGACTTGGCGGATTGTGGCGTCCTTAAGGAGCCCTTGAGTGTTAGTGTTCCATTGAACTGCAAGAGGAACTACAGAAACACGGATCAGCCGCTTTTGTATGTTAAAATCGAGCCTACCGAAAAGCATCGGACTAGGTCCTCGTTCAAGGAAAGCAATcccaaagaggcatcgaaggaCAACAAAGGTGGTGACTCTGTGTCTACATTGATGAATGAAGAATATGCTGAGGAAGCTGAGAGTGCTTCCTTTACTGATGATGATGTTTCCTCCCATTCATCTATTGTAGCAGCTACTACCCCGGAAACTAGTGGGAGTATACCTCCTCATTGTGCAGAG AATGGAGCACATGGAGCAACCCGAAACACAGATAGTAATGAAAAGGAGCATACTTTGGCATCAGAAACAAAGGTTGAAAGATTGCAACAAGATACATGTGAGAAACTAGAGAGTTCATCTAACGCCTCATCCGGGGATCTGTCCTCTAATATCGAAAGCCCGGCAAATGGTCAACCAGCTATGGAGAATACTAGTAATCACAGCCCAGTGACAATTCAAAAGCAAGTTGTTGATTCTTCCTCCCCATCCTTGGAGGAAAATTCCAAGAGCAGGTTCACAAACAGTGATCATGAAAATTTGGATCAGGAGGATTTTGAAGAGGATGCTAATTGtagaaataaatttgaagatgTTAAAACTAACAGTAATGGAAGTACTATTGATATCTATTCAAGGAACACTACATCTCTTAGTAATGGCTTTGTAGACATGACTCCAGGCTCTGTAAACTGTATTAGTTCAGAAATCAATGACAAATTGAATGAGCTGCATGGTGAAGCTAACGAATCTCACATGAAGGGGGAAGGAAGTGCTAAATCTTATTGTAGTTCTGTTGAGGACAGTAATGGAAATGAAATGTCTGATTTGGATATGCAAAACCATGTAGGAAATGAATCAATGGCTCGTGGTGTGAAAGACCAAGTTTCATTAAGTAGCGATATATACTATCTTGGTGGGTCAGAGAGTCATCTGAAAGGCAGTAATATTATGAGAAGTGAGAGATTAAAGCACGTGAAGTCGGTGAGGTCATCAACAGAATCAGCTAGGAGTATTGGATCACTCAGTAGCAATCATCTTTCTGAAGTAAGAGAAAGCCATATAGGAGATGCACAAAACAATGGAGGGAACATCCATGACAAAAGAGATGCTAAGATTTATCCAAGGGAATCCAGATCTACCATTTTTGACAGCAAGGTTGAGAATTTAGAAAACAAGATTAAGATGCTTGAGGGAGAGTTAAGAGAGGCTGCTGCCATTGAAGCTGCTTTATATTCAGTAGTTGCTGAGCATGGCAGCTCCATCAGTAAGGTTCATGCCCCAGCTCGGCGCCTGTCCAGGATGTACCTTCATGCTTGTAAAGAAAATATTCAAGCAAGAAGGTCTGGGGCTGCTAAAAGTGCTGTTTCAGGTTTAGCACTTGTTGCAAAAGCTTGTGGAAATGATGTCCCAAG ATTGACATTTTGGTTATCTAATTCTATTGTGTTGAGAATAATTATAAGCCAATCCACCAGAGACATGGCACCATCAAGTCCTACCGGTTATAGTATGAGAAGGAAGAGAGCAGAGGGGAATGGAAAAATAGCTCAACCATTGGTATGGAAAGGTCTATCTGCTAGGAAAAGTGAGAAGACAGCATATGGTGCTTTTGGCAGCTGGGATGACCCAAATGTATTCATCTCAGCACTAGAAAAGGTGGAAGCTTGGATCTTCTCTCGCATTGTGGAATCAATATGGTGGCAG TCTTTGACTCCGCATATGCAGCTTGTTGATGCGAAGTTCATCAGCAGGAATGTCAGTTCTGCATCAAAGAAAAGCTTTAGAAGAATGTCTACCACATGTGACAAAGAGCAAGGGGATTTATCACTTGACATTTGGAAGAATGCTTTTAGAGAAGCCTGTGATAGGATCTGTCCCATTCGAGCTGGAGGGCATGAATGTGGCTGTTTGTCTCTTCTTCCTAGATTG ATAATGGAGCAGTGTGTGGCAAGATTAGATGTTGCAATGTTCAATGCCATCCTTCGTGAATCTGCTGACGACATCCCAACAGATCCTGTATCTGATCCCATTGGTGATCCTAAGGTCCTCCCCATTCCACCTGGTAAATCAAGCTTTGGAGCTGGTGCACAGCTGAAAACGGCG ATTGGAAACTGGTCTAGATGGCTAACTGATCTATTTGGTATCGATGATGATGACGTGCTTGAAGATAAAGATGATGATGACCATTACAGCAGTGATGGAAGTCAAAATACATCATTCAAGGCCTTCCATCTTCTCAATGCACTAAGTGACCTCATGATGCTCCCTAAGGATATGCTGTTAAACGAATCCATCAGGAAAGAG GTGTGTCCCATGTTTAGTGCACCACTTATCAAGAAGATTCTGGAGAATTTTGTCCCGGATGAATTTTGCCCCGATCCAATTCCACCTGTTGTCTTTGAAGCTCTGGACTCACAG GATGATCTCGAAGATGGAAATGAGTCTGTCAACTACTATCCATGCATTGCAGCTCCAATCGCATATTCACCTCCCCCTGCAACTTCCATTGCAAGCATTACCGCGGAAGTTGGAAGCGAATCTTACCTGAGAAGAAGTAAATCTTCCGTTATCAGGAAGTCATACACAAGTGACGATGAACTCGATGAATTAAGCTCTCCATTATCTTCTATATTATTTAATggttcttcctcctctccagCATCAGTAAAACCCAACTGGAAGTTGAAGGATTGTCGCATTGAATCCAATGTCAGATATGAATTGCTCAGGGATGTCTGGACGAATAGCGAGTAA
- the LOC130936174 gene encoding probable inactive leucine-rich repeat receptor-like protein kinase At3g03770, with translation MRNFHLYFVALSLFMFTFIPISHELQEAQTQVLFQIRKYLEYPTSLEIWGNYNNDLCNRPSSSHTSIKCDGNSVTELKIVGDKPNVRVDKNNINGFAVSNLTLSPNFSVHSFVTTLTRLTSLRVLSLVSLGIWGPLPNKIHRLSNLQVLDLSSNFLFGSVPSRMATMVNLHTLALNGNYFNDTIPNWFDSLSNLNVLSLKNNQLIGSFPTSICKIKSLNDISLSQNELSGELPDLSALTSLHVLDLRENHLDSKLPLMPKTVVTVLLSKNSFSGEIPSEFGELERLQHLDLSSNDLSKTPPNTLFSLPNISYLNLASNALSGSLPNKLMCGNKLGFVDISNNKLNGALPSCLAGTSDRRVVRYGGNCLSADSQPQQRGSYCNSGLKKFSAWEIAVVVGIIFIVVPVILASGVLLYRQGYLRETYENEVFPKVVQDSSTAGVSSEFLASARFISQTLKLGTQATSFYRQFSTEELKDVTKNFDLSTYIGEGSIGKLYKAKLENGSYTVIRSVALSKKCSIQNLKIRLDLLSKLQHPNLVSLLGHSIDGGGQDDSSIPKLYLVYEYVPNGDYRSRLSEFSPEKALKWSDRLSILIGVAKAVHHLHTSVIPGCFGNNLKTNNILLDEHDIPKLSDYGMSIIAEEIEKTEAKEDNPELDDDVYNFGFILFESLVGPVASGKGEAFFLNEKASFDSHDGRRKIVDPTVLTTCNQESLSIAISITSKCISPESSSRPSFEDVLWNLQYAAQVQATAEAEQ, from the exons ATGAGGAATTTTCACCTCTATTTTGTGGCTCTTTCTTTGTTCATGTTCACGTTCATCCCTATCAGCCATGAGCTTCAAGAAGCTCAAACCCAAGTCTTGTTTCAGATAAGGAAGTACCTTGAGTACCCTACCTCTTTAGAGATTTGGGGAAATTACAACAATGACCTTTGTAACCGTCCTTCATCTTCCCACACAAGCATTAAGTGTGATGGCAATTCAGTAACTGAGCTCAAAATCGTTGGGGACAAACCTAATGTGAGGGTAGACAAAAACAACATCAATGGATTTGCAGTTTCTAATTTAACACTATCCCCAAATTTTTCTGTTCATTCTTTTGTCACCACATTGACAAGGTTAACAAGCTTAAGGGTCCTTAGCTTGGTGTCCTTAGGGATTTGGGGTCCACTTCCTAATAAGATTCATAGGTTATCTAATCTTCAAGTTTTGGACTTAAGCTCAAATTTCTTGTTTGGTTCTGTCCCTTCAAGAATGGCAACAATGGTTAATCTTCATACACTAGCACTTAATGGAAATTACTTTAATGACACCATACCCAATTGGTTTGACTCATTGTCTAATCTTAATGTGTTGAGTTTGAAGAACAACCAGTTAATTGGTTCATTCCCTACCTCAATATGCAAAATTAAGTCCCTTAATGATATTTCCTTGTCCCAAAATGAGTTATCTGGTGAACTACCTGATCTAAGTGCTCTCACTTCCCTTCATGTCTTGGATTTAAGAGAGAATCATTTGGATTCTAAGTTACCATTGATGCCAAAAACAGTGGTTACAGTTCTTCTAAGCAAAAACTCATTCTCAGGTGAGATACCTAGTGAGTTTGGTGAACTGGAACGGCTTCAACATCTTGATCTTTCGTCAAATGATCTTAGTAAGACACCTCCAAATACATTGTTCTCTTTGCCAAACATAAGTTACTTGAATTTGGCGAGCAATGCACTCAGCGGTTCCCTCCCCAACAAACTAATGTGTGGAAATAAACTTGGGTTTGTGGATATTTCTAATAACAAGCTAAATGGTGCACTTCCTTCTTGCTTGGCCGGCACGTCTGATCGACGAGTTGTTAGATACGGTGGAAACTGTTTGTCTGCTGATTCTCAGCCTCAGCAGAGAGGGTCTTATTGTAATTCAGGATTGAAGAAGTTCTCGGCATGGGAAATTGCTGTGGTGGTTGGTATCATTTTTATAGTAGTTCCTGTGATTTTAGCTTCCGGAGTTTTACTTTATAGACAAGGTTACTTAAGGGAAACATATGAGAATGAAGTGTTCCCAAAAGTTGTCCAAGATTCCTCAACAGCAGGGGTTTCCTCTGAATTCCTTGCCAGTGCCA GATTCATTTCACAGACATTGAAGCTAGGGACACAAGCAACTTCGTTTTATAGACAATTTTCAACTGAAGAGTTGAAGGACGTCACCAAAAATTTTGACTTGTCAACTTATATTGGCGAAGGTTCCATAGGGAAG CTCTACAAAGCTAAACTGGAGAATGGATCCTATACAGTGATACGATCTGTTGCTTTGTCGAAGAAATGCTCAATTCAAAACCTCAAAATTCGGTTGGATTTACTCTCAAAACTTCAACATCCAAACTTGGTTAGCCTATTGGGTCACAGCATTGATGGTGGTGGACAAGATGACTCTAGCATTCCCAAACTCTATCTTGTATACGAGTATGTGCCAAATGGGGACTATCGCAGCCGTCTGTCAG AATTTTCACCAGAGAAGGCATTAAAGTGGTCTGATAGATTGTCAATTCTGATTGGAGTTGCCAAGGCAGTCCATCATTTACATACTAGTGTCATACCTGGCTGTTTTGGAAACAATTTAAAGACGAACAATATTTTACTTGATGAGCATGACATTCCAAAACTAAGTGACTATGGCATGTCCATCATTGCTGAAGAGATTGAAAAGACTGAG GCAAAGGAAGATAATCCAGAATTAGATGACGATGTTTATAACTTCGGATTCATACTGTTTGAATCACTTGTTGGACCTGTCGCAAGCGGAAAAGGGGAAGCATTTTTTCTTAATGAAAAG GCATCCTTTGATAGTCATGATGGTAGAAGAAAAATTGTAGATCCAACGGTGTTGACCACTTGCAATCAAGAGTCACTATCAATTGCAATATCCATCACAAGCAAATGCATATCGCCAGAATCCTCATCACGTCCTTCTTTTGAAGATGTTCTATGGAATTTACAGTATGCAGCTCAAGTCCAAGCCACAGCTGAAGCAGAACAATGA